The genomic interval TTCATGCATCAGACTTCCATGTTCTGGATTACACAGGAGCAGATGAAGGGAATGCACAATTACAACCAAACACTTTTGTCAAAAAGTACACAAATGATATACAATCATATAGAAGATCTGCAAGGTTATCCACCTCCAGGAACACACATATACTCGGGAAGCCTCAGAATGATCAGAACGTGGAATCCTCACGACCTCCAGCCAGAAGGGTCCTGAAAGGGCAAAGACCAGTTCCCCACAGGAAACCCAGTGTAACTGACAGCAGTCCTGCTCAAGAATCTAATTTTCAGTCAACTCCACTGGGTGCCACTAGCTCCATTAAGATCCTGGCTGGTTTTGCAGGTAAAAACCGTGTACTGGTCATTTCAGCTCCCAATGACTCTGATGGTTATTACAGGTTAATGATGAACTTGCTCAAGCCTGACGTGTACTGTGAGATGGCGGACAGACACATGCAGCAGATTATAATGTTTCACGAAAAGGGGAAGATGGGAGGCAAGGTGAGACGAGTTAGCAATCAGGGATCTCTGGTGGAAGAGCCGCTGGATCCAGGCCTTGTGCCAAGACTGATGGGTTTCCTGAAGTTGGAGGATGGTAAGTTTGGAATGGTGCTTCTGAGAAAGACCCTTCAGGTAGAGGAAAGATACCCATACCCTGTTCAGCTGGAGGCAATTTATGAAGCCATAGACCAGGCACCTATGCGTAGACTGGAAAAGGCCAGGCAAAAGGGCTTTGTGCAAAAATGCAAGACGGCTGGAGTTGAGGGCCAGGTGGTGCAGTCTGTTGGCTCAAATGCAGTTGGTTTGCAACCACAGGTGAACATGGCAGAAAATACAAGGCAACACAGGGTAAAACCAGTCCCTCAGCCCACCCAAATAACTCAGGCACAAATATCAACTACCATCAGTACCAATACAATGACTACAACCAGTAAACTTACAACAACGACTACCTTGAAAACTACAACCACAGAACCTCCAACTACAACTACTATAACAACCACAGCACCAACTACCACCACTTTGCCTTCAACAATAACTACTATTACCACAAATTTACCCACCACAGTTGAGCAAACAGATCCACACACAACTGTACCCTGGCAAACATCTGTTCCCAGCACTTCTGAACGTGTGTACCGGCCCTCACCACGAAACCGTCTGAGGGAAACAACTACTCGTCTCTCTTCTACCTCAAACTTCtacaaaaaacataaagaaaaataCCAAGACCACATGCAAACTGCAGTTTCACCAACACAAGCATCCATACAGAAGCCCAAGGACAAACTGCCTGTGGTAAAACACGGATGGAGTGAGAAGCTTAGTCAGCACAACAGAGAACGTGACACACAAAGGCCCACTGCTAATAAACCAGAGACAGAAGTTATGACTTCCCAAAAGGGGAAAACTAAACCTGACAGTGCTGACAGGAGGAAGATGGATAGACCTGAAAAGTCTTTAAAGAAGATACCTGCAGGGAAAAAAGACTCAAAAGTGACTAAGGAGACAAATGTTAgtgttcaaaacaaaaaaacacaaaagccaGATGTATCTGAAGAAAGGGCTGTTGTGGATCAGGCAGCGAACCCCAAGAAATCACTAGAAACTTTTTTGAATTACTTTCAGAAAAGAAGACGACTCATAGTACGTATTGCATAAGTGAGACACGTGGAAAAAAACTTACATAGAGATATAACCAACCTGATCTCCtgacgaaaatgtacctgtgggaacttttccgCAAAATGCGAAATACGTACCATCatgttttgtgacatattcaatgtgaaatgtggTGCTAAGTGGTGTTTGTTTTGAACATacatatggtacattttatgtgacattgtttTGTACATGTCACTTTAGTTCTGATCTGAAATGTCCATTGAATGGCGCTATAAGTCTAAATGTCATTGCACAATgagtctgatttttttttttcgtattcATCATCCTTTCCTATTAAAATACTTGCTACAGATGCCAAAATACCATTACCTACACCTAAACCCGACAGTATGAACAAACTcaaatgtgacgtaaaaacaaGCAAGCGtgtcattttagcttgtttctcgatctctcatctttaaGCTCTTTCATCgcgagtcatgtttttcacggaattcatacccaaggattccgcatcctaTGCCGGCTGAGCTATACCGAGCAAACTTGTTACATCTgtaaagcaaaacatatggagctgtaatcataactgtgtgcCAAATGATTGCAAGTGCTCACTGTTTAACCACCTCTAATATTCATTGCTGTTGGAAATTGCAGTGACATGTACTTAATGGTACGTATTTCGTAAATgtaaaaagttcccacaggtaccttttcatcatgagatcaggtagcaaCTAGCTCAGGGTTTAACAATAAGGATTGTCCAAGTGCTAAAgcttgcattttttaattttttgttcattacACATTACACGTCTGCAAATATTTTCTAAGACAGTTATTCACATGTAATTCTGTTCATCAACTAATTAAGGCTATGTTTACATGACAAAAGTGTAATCAAAAACGGAAACGTTTTTGTTTTGCGTTTCACGTATACACAATGTATTTAACGCGATTCGCGTTTACACATATCCATGAAAACTGCCAAAAATGCTGTATTACGTATGCCAGGCCAGGAGTTAGCATGCTGTTTGTTTGCCCTtgcctttaaaattttttttaaaaagtttcccGTTTTTCGCTGAAAACATTGTGTAAATGGCCCTTaaggctacgtttacactaatgtgttttccttttaaaacgcataacttttTACACTACTCCCTCGAAAATGGAGACTTTCTAAAATGCTGCAGAccctgttttagtttgaaaactccatggttgtgtttcagtgtaaacggaccaaaatGGACACTTTCAAAAATGATggcgtggctgcccacattcgctCTGCGTATCCTTGACAACTGTGTAAACAATGACATCATGCTCATTTTTTACGTCTCATTTCGgatgtatatttaagaaaagtaaccattaaattgcaaagtaaaaaa from Labeo rohita strain BAU-BD-2019 chromosome 6, IGBB_LRoh.1.0, whole genome shotgun sequence carries:
- the ccdc80l1 gene encoding coiled-coil domain-containing protein 80; translated protein: MKNLQVHVILLTLTWIHASDFHVLDYTGADEGNAQLQPNTFVKKYTNDIQSYRRSARLSTSRNTHILGKPQNDQNVESSRPPARRVLKGQRPVPHRKPSVTDSSPAQESNFQSTPLGATSSIKILAGFAGKNRVLVISAPNDSDGYYRLMMNLLKPDVYCEMADRHMQQIIMFHEKGKMGGKVRRVSNQGSLVEEPLDPGLVPRLMGFLKLEDGKFGMVLLRKTLQVEERYPYPVQLEAIYEAIDQAPMRRLEKARQKGFVQKCKTAGVEGQVVQSVGSNAVGLQPQVNMAENTRQHRVKPVPQPTQITQAQISTTISTNTMTTTSKLTTTTTLKTTTTEPPTTTTITTTAPTTTTLPSTITTITTNLPTTVEQTDPHTTVPWQTSVPSTSERVYRPSPRNRLRETTTRLSSTSNFYKKHKEKYQDHMQTAVSPTQASIQKPKDKLPVVKHGWSEKLSQHNRERDTQRPTANKPETEVMTSQKGKTKPDSADRRKMDRPEKSLKKIPAGKKDSKVTKETNVSVQNKKTQKPDVSEERAVVDQAANPKKSLETFLNYFQKRRRLIVITAPDEQNHMYSEQRDEYLEQVCDMALRKISIISIFGPLTNSTMKIEHYQTEQDKPLRGLPNSDPINQDLITAFRKHYGMIYNDFNMVLTDVDMKVKQRYEVPIVMKAVFDYIDTLSTRIKEMEQQRKLAITCKKEDKSRSLEDFLSRFRWRRRLFVISTPSDEEWAYQQQLYAINSQACNLGLRHISLLKLVGKTLDDMSGVLELYPINGSASVDREDLSASLVQDIRNYFQISQEYFSMLLVGKDGNVKSWYPSPMWSMSIIYELVDSMQLRRQEMAIQQSLGMRCPDDDYSHHDGYHEGYHHGHGY